Genomic segment of Coregonus clupeaformis isolate EN_2021a chromosome 34, ASM2061545v1, whole genome shotgun sequence:
ctctctctctctctctctctctctctctctctctctctctctctctctctctctctctctctttctctctcttgctctctctctctctctctctctctctctctctctctctctctctctctctctctctctctctctctctctctctctctctctctctctctctctctctctctctctctctcttgttctcttttgctctctctctctctttctctctctttctttctctctctctctctctctctctctctctctctcttgctctctcgctctctctgtctctctcttgttctcttttgctctctctctctctctctctctctctttctttctctctctctctctctctctctctctctctctctctctctctcttctcttttgctctctctctctctttctctctctttctttctctctctctctctctctctatctctctcttgctctctcgctctctctgtctctctcttgttctctcttgctctctctttctctttctctctctctctctctctctctctctctctctctctctctctctctctctctctctctctctctctctctctctctctctctctctctctctctctctctctctctctctctctctctctctctctctctctctctctctctctctctctctctctctctctctctctctctctctctctctctctctctctctctctctctctctctctctctctctctctctctctctctctctctctctctctctctctctctctctctctctctctctctctctctctctctctctctctctctctctctctctctctctctctctctctctctctctctctctctctctctctctctctctctctctctctctctctctctctctctctctctctctctctctctctctctctctctctctctctctctctctctctctctctctctctctctctctctctctctctctctctctctctttctctctttctttctctctctctttctctctctctctctctctctctctctctctctctctctctctctctctctctctctctctctctctctctctctctctctctctctctctctcttttgctctctctctctctctctctctctctctctctctctctctctctctctctctctctctctctctctcttctctctctctctctctctctctctctctctcttgctctctctctctctctctctctctctctctctctctctctctctctctctctctctctctctctctctctctctctctctctctctctctctctctctctctctctctctctctctctctctctctctctctctctctctctctctctctctctctctactctctctctctctctctctctctctctctctctctctctctctttctctctctctctctctctctctctctctctctctctctctctctctctctctctctctctctctctctctctctctctctctctctctctctctctctctctctctctctctctctctctctctctctctctctctctctctctctctctctctctctctctctctttctttctttctttctctctctctctctctctctctctctctctctctctctctctctctctctctctctctctctctctctctctctctctctctctctctctctctctctctctctctctctctctctctctctctctctctctctctctctctctctctctctctctctctctctctctctctctctctctctctctctctctctctctctctctctctctctctcttctctctctctctctctctctctctttctctctctctctctctctctctctctctctctctctctctctctctctctctctctctctctctctgctctctctctctctctctctctctctctctctctctctctctctctctctctctctctctctctctctctctctctgtctctctctctctctctttctctctctttctttctctctctctctctctctatctctctcttgctctctcgctctctctgtctctctctttctctctctctctctctctctctctctctctctctctctctctctcttgttctctttttgctctctctctctctctctttctttctctctctctctctctctctctctctcttgctctctcgctctctctgtctctctcttgttctctctctttctctctctctctctctctctctctctctctctctctctctcttctttctctctttctctctctctctctctctctctcttctcttttgctctctctctctctttctctctctttctttctctctctctctctctctctctctctcttgctctctctctctctctctctctctttctctctttctctctctctctctctctctctctctctctctctctctctctctctctctctctctctctctctctctctctctctctctctctctctccccgtcctcctccttAGTGATTCCATATGGTTGATCTTTATGGTATGACAGCCTCTGTGGTTGAGTTAGTCCAGACCCTCTCAGGTGTTCCATTGATATTCCACTGTCAGAGGAGAGGATTCTGtctggaggaggaagggatgaATGGGTTCTATGGCTTACGGCTCTTTAGAGAGGAGTCTGGACTTTCTCCCCAAGGAGGGTCAGGTGtcaaggtcaggggtcagaggtgaaAGGTTAAAGTTAGGGCTTACTGTTTGGGATTAGAGACAAAGCACAATATTAAGGTTAGAACAGTTTTTTGTTggtgttgatatacagtggggagaacaagtatttgatacactgccaaatttgcaggttttcctacttacaaagcacgtagaggtctgtaatttttatcataggtacacttcaactgtgagagacggaatctaaaacaaaaatccagaaaatcacattgtatgatttttaagtaatgactccaacatctccacaatggccaagaccagagagctgtgaaaggacatcagggataaaattgtagacctgcacaaggctgggatgggctacaggacaataggcaagcagcttggtgagaaggcaacaactgttggcacaattattagaaaatggaagaagttcaagatgacggtcaatcatcctcggtctggggctccatgcaagatctcacctcgtggggaatcaatgatcatgaggaaggtgagggatcagcccagaactacacagcaggacctggtcaatgacctgaagagagctgggaccacagtctcaaagaaaaccattagtaacacactacgccgtcatggattaaaatcctgcagcgcatgcaaggtccccctgctcaagccagctcatgtccaggcccgtctgaagtttgccaatgaccatctggatgatccagaggaggaatgggagaaggtcatgtggtctgatgagacaaaaatagagctttctggtctaaactccactcgccgtgtttggaggaagaagaaggatgagtacaaccccaagaacaccatcccaactgtgaagcatggaggtggaaacatcattctttggggatgcttttctgcaaaggggacaggacgactacaccgtattgaggggaggatggatggggccatgtatcgcgagatcttggccaacaacctccttccctcagtaagagcattgaagatgggtcgtggctgggtcttccagcatgacaacaacccgaaacacacagccagggcaactaaggagtggctccgtaagaagcatctcaaggtgctggagtggcctagccagtctccagacctgaacccaatagaaaatctttggagggagctgaaagtccgtattgcccagcgacagccccggaacctgaaggatctggagaaggtctgtatggaggagtgggccaaaatccctgctgcagtgtgtgcaaacctggtcaagacctacaggaaacgtatgatctctgtaattgcaaacaaaggtttttgtaccaaatattaagttctgcttttctgatgtatcaaatacttatgtcatgcaataaaatgcaaattaattacttaaaaatcatacaatgtgattttctggaattttgttttagattccgtctctcacagttgaagtgtacctatgataaaaattacagacctctacatgctttgtaagtaggaaaacctgcaaaatcggcagtgtatcaaatacttgttctccccactgtacgtgtcaattgtgtgtgtgggtgtgtggtgtgtgtgtgcgtgtgcgtgtgtgtgtgtttgtaagtgtgtgaatgcatgtgtgtCTCAGATGGTGTCTCaggcaacaagctctcacagtttCACTGCAGAATCCGACGTTTTGTCCATAAACGTCACATTTCTAAGGTTAGGGGAGACCAGGGTTAGTTGTCACACGTTTACTTTTGTGTGTATTTCTCAGCACCAGAATATTTTACAAGACTCTTTTCAACATTAATAGAAAGACCAAGGTTCTGTGTTGAAATATAGAGTTATAAGCCATCAAAAACAGTTTGTACACTTGTGACAACCACCTCCATCACAGGGTTGGTTGTCACACAGTATAGGGTTGGTTGTCAGAATGTTTGCTAGTAGCTTATTAATTTTGTAACAGGAAATGAAGCAATATAGTATACAGAGTCTTAGAAATAGCCTTTCTTTGATCGAACAATGTTCCCCCAAAAATCAGAATTTTATGCCTTGAGAAAAACACATGACATTTTTGAGTAaatatgcgtgcgtgcgtgtgtgtttgtttgcccACACATGTGTACGTGTGGGTGTGTGACAGACAaaatatgtgtgtgagagagaggaaacaaaCCCAGATAGCACAGATAGCTCTTCCCAACGGATGTTACATGATGCATTGGGAAGATGCAGTTTAGACATCGTCTGCTAATGGCAAGATGTCTCACAGATGTATGTAGAATACCTAcattcatgtgtatgtgtgtctgtgcctgtgtgtgtctcttcacagtccccgctgttccataaggtttatgtttatctgttttttaaatctgattctactgcatCATTTACCTGATATGGAATAGAGATTAGAAaccccaagcctacttgatggtaataacgctcaccgttgcccctagtggccggttttgaaatAATATCCCGACGTCCTGCTTACCTGGACGGACGTCGATTTTTGCCGTGGATCTTCAGCAATCTGGCTAGGGGAATGTTGTTTATAAGAATGAGAGGGTGATGGGGAAGAACATGGTGAAGAGCAGACAGactaagacatacacacacacacacacacacacacactagttgcAGTTATTTCCCAACCTCTCGTGGTATGACATCTATGAGAGGACAGGGGTAATTAATGCAGGGTTGAAGCTAAACAGCACTGGTGCAACCATGTACATTATCGGTTGCATTCCAAACTGGTTGTGAAAGACGCACTTGAAGAGTCAGACTGTTTTGACAACAGCAAGGCTTTTTATTGTGCAGACAGAATGTATGTcaatgtgtgacagtgtgtgtctgtgtgtccttgATGTAGCTGGTGTGTTGCaatatgtgtgtgtacatgacattgtgtgtgtgtgtgtttgtctgtctgtgtgtgtgtgtatgtctgtgtgtgtgtgtgtgtgtctgtgtgtgtgtctgtgtgtgtgtgtgtgtgtgtgtctgtgtctgtgtctgtgtgtgtgtgtgtctgtgtgtgtgtgtgtgtgtctgtctgtgtgtgtgtgtctgtgtgtgtgtgtgtgtgtctgtgtgtgtgtctgggtctgtgtgtgtgtgtctgtgtgtgtgtgtgtgtgtgtctgtgtgtgtgtgtgtgtgtctgtgtgtgtgtgtctgtgtgtgtgtgtgtgtgtctgtgtgtgtgtgtctgtgtgtgtgtgtctgtgtgtgtgtgtgtgtgtgtgtgtgtgtgtgtgtgtgtgtgtgtgtgtgtgtgtgtgtgtgtgtgtgtgtgtgtgtgtgtgtgtgtgtgtgtgtgtgtgtgtgtgtgtgtgtgtgtgtgtgtgtgtgtgtcctccagcTGCTGTTCTACTCGGTGGTGAAGACTCTGTACACTCTGGGCCACAGTCTGTCCCTCATCGCTCTCATCACCTCTACACTCATTCTCTGTCTgttcaggtaacacacacacagagacacacacacgcacgcacacatacacacacacacagacaaagagaggcacacacacatgctttgtgAAAGGAGTAGTGTTTTGGCAAATTGTGTGCTTTGCTGTTTTTAATATGGGGGATTATCAAGGACCTTTCTGGATGTTTATATTTCCCATAATTCACTTATAGACACCGTTTATAAACATTCTTATCATGACCTCATGTctcatgtgtgagtgtgtgtgtgagtgtgtgggtgagtgtgcttgtgtgtgtgtgtgtgtgtgtgtgtgtttgcgtgcgtgcgtgcgtgcgtgcgtgtgtgtgtgtgtgtgtgtaggaggctCCACTGCACGAGGAACTACATCCATGTCAACCTGTTTGTGTCGTTCATCTTGCGAGCTGTGGCCGTGCTGGTTAAAGACTCTGTTATCTTCTCCCATAATGAAAACACTGACTGTAGCACGCAGCCCTCACTGGTGAGATTCACACTGTATATTGCAAAATGTATGCCAACGTCTGTTTCCAAggactgtaaaagtgtgaaagtGTTACTACAGTAGTAAAATGTGTTATTTGTAGTTGGGCTGTGAAGTCAATCTGACGTTGTTTAACTAACATGGCTAACTactctgtgtgtgcttgtgtgtgtgtgtgtgtgtattaggtgGGCTGTAAGGTCAGTTTGGTGATGTTTAACTATTTCATCATGGCTAACTTCTTCTGGCTGCTGGTGGAGGGCCTCTACCTACACACTCTCCTCCTCGTCACCTACGCATACACACACCTCGCTGTCTACCTCACCATCGGCTGGGGTaagaacacacaccacacacactttgTAACCATGGCCATGAGCCAAAGTTTTTTTCCCCCAGTATAATAAATGAAATATGTATAAAGTATAAACACTGTTataatgtcctctctctctcgctactctCCTTTGTCCAAAGTCTCTTCCTGGACTAGTTGTTAGTACTTCATCCTTCAGCCTCTGACAGAAACCATCCATTGTGTTAATGTTCCCAGTGTTTAGCTGGTTATGGTTGAGTATTATGGAGTGTGTCTATGGTGTTTAGTTTATAGGCTGCTATTTAGTGGAAGTCTCAAAGTAGTCTggtttcctctctctatctctcaatctctcaccctctctctctctctctctctctctctctctctctctcagggttacCCTCAGTATTTCTTGTGGTCTGGGTCTTCTGTAGGATCTATCTGGAAGACACCGGGTGAGTCTTCTCTGACATCATTAACATGAGCCTGACCCTCTCACCGTCTCACTAGTCAACCGGGGACTTATcaatgtgtgggtgtgggtgtgggtgtgcgtgtgcgtgtgtgtgtgtgtgtgtgtaggtgctgGGAGAGGAATGACATCCCCACCCCTAGGAGGGTGATCGACTGGCCCATAATGGCATCTGTGATAGTGAGTATCAGTAGAGCCGTCATGGCATCCCTGTATCAGCAAGCCCTTTGAGTCACTGAACAAACTAGGAGAAACAGAATTGGGCTGCTGTCTCAATTCACGCTTATTCTAATGTCTATTGTCTCGTTTCTTGTTGTCCCTGTCAGATCAACTTTGTTATTTTCATCAGTATCATCCGTATTCTAGTCCAGAAACTACGCTGCTCTGACGTGGGAGGGAACGACCAATCACAATACAGGTACTCTCTCAACAACCAATCACAATACAGGTATCAACAACTGATCAAATGTTTTAATTAAGCTTATTTAAACCAGGAAGTTCCATTGATACCTCTTTTTCAAGGGAGACCTAGCAAAGAAGGCAGCTCCAGTATAAAACACAGTGAATTATACACTCCAGAAACAATCTGAGCACTACCACAACATACACTCATCGGCCAGATTATTAGGGACACCCCTTTGCtaccagaacagcctgaattctttggagCATGGATTTTGCAAGTCGAAACATTCCACAgtgatgttggtccatgctgacgcgatggcatcacgcagttgctgcagattggacgtacaccaccgccaccagcctgtacagttgacaccaggcaggatgggtccatggactcatgcggCTTACGCCAAATCgttggaccaggcaatgtttttccactcagcaattgtccagtgttggtgatcgcgttcCCACTGGAggcgcttcttcttgtttttagctaataggagtggaacccggtgtggtcgtctgctgcaatagcccatttgtgacaaggatcgacgagttgtgcgttccgagatgccgttctgcacaacactgttgtactgcgccattatttgtctgtttgtggccagtctgttagcttgcacgattcttgcaattctccttcgacctctctcgtCAATAAGCAgtttttcgcccacaggactgctgctagacaccctagacactgttgtgcgtgaaaagcccagaagggcagccgtttctgagatactggatctggCATGCCTGGCACCGCCGATCAcaccacgctcaaagtcacttatgtcactcgttttgcccattctaacgttcaatcgaacagtaactgaatgcctcgatgcctgtctgcctgctttatacagtgggggaaaaaagtatttagtcagccaccaattgtgcaagttctcccactttaaaagatgagagaggcctgtaattttcatcataggtactcgtcaactatgacagacaaaatgagaaaaaaatatccagaaaatcacattgtaggattattaatgaatttatttgctaattatggtgaaaaataagtatttggtcaataacaaaagtttctcaatactttgttatataccctttgttggcaatgacacaggtcaaacgttttctgtaagtcttcacaaggttttcacacactgttgctggtattttggcccattcctccatgcagatctcctctagagcagtgacgttttggggctgtcgctgggcaacacggactttcaactcccctccaaagattttctatggggttgagatctggagaatggctaggccactccaggaccttgaaatgcttcttacgaagccactccttcgttgcccggcggtgtgtttgggatcattgtcatgctgaaagacccagccacgtttcatcttcaatgcccttgctgatggaaggaggttttcactcaaaatctcacgatacatggccccattcattctttcctttacatggatcagtcgtccctggtccctttgcagaaaaacagcccccaaagcatgatgtttccacccccatgcttcacagtaggtatggtgttctttggatgcaactcagcattctttgtcctccaaacacgatgagttgagtttttaccaaaaagttatattttggttccatctgaccatatgacattctcccaatcctcttctggataatccaaatgcactttagcaaacttcagacgggcctggacatgtactggcttaagcagggggacacgtctcgcactgcaggatttgagtccctggcggtgtagtgtgttactgatggtaggctttgttactttggtcccagctctctgcaggtcattcactaggtccccccgtgtggttctgggatttttgctcaccattcttgtgatcattttgaccccacagggtgagatcttgcgtggagccccagatcgagggagattatcagtggtcttgtatgtcttccattttctaataattgctcccacagttgatttcttcaaaccaagctgcttacctattgcagattcagtcttcccagcctggtgcaggtctacaattttgtttctggtgtcctttgacagctctttggtcttggccatagtggggtttggagtgtgactgtttgaggtagtggacaggtgtcttttatactgataacaagttcaaacagttgccattaatacaggtaacgagtggaggacagaggagcctcttaaagaagaagttacaggtctgtgagagccagaaatcttgcttgtttgtaggtgaccaaatacttattttccaccataatttgcaaataaattcattaaaaatcctacaatgtgattttctggatttttttttctcaatttgtctgtcatagttgacgtgtacctatgatgaaaattacaggcctctctcatctttttaagtgggagaacttgcacaattggtggctgactaaatactttttttccccactgtatagccagCCACGGCACATTActtactgtctgtaggagcgatccattttcgtgaactGGTGTTGTAactaataaactggccagtgagtgtatatatatacactctctcacacagacCTGTGTGTTGCAGGCGTCTGGCTAAGTCTACCCTGCTGTTGATTCCTCTCTTTGGAGTCAACTACATGGTGTTTGTCTACCTGGtggagacagagagcgacaggaTGGAGGAATACAAGATTCTCTTTGACCTGGTACTGGGGTCCTTCCAGGTATAACACTACCTTAACCCCTAATCTTTAGCCTtacccccctaaccctaaccctatccagtTTAACCCAGGTCTAGGATCTATATATGTGTCACGTCGTGTTGTGATTAGTATATGacatgtatagtgtgtatagaagCTGTTGATGTTGCCGTATGCTGTGTGTTCTCTAGGGTCTGGTGGTAGCCATCCTCTACTGCTTCCTCAACACTGAGGTCAGTCAGCTGAATGTACTATTACATTTAACCTCAAAATGTTCTCTGTAACCATACTCtctaagactgtgtgtgtgtgtgtgtgtgtgtgtgtgtgtgtgtgtgtgtgtgtgtgtgtgtgtgtgtgtgtgtgtgtgtgtgtgtgtgtgtgtgtgaatgtgtgtgtgtgtgtgtgtgtgtgtgaatgtgtgtgtgtgtgtgtgtgtgtgtgtgtgtgtgtgtgtgtgtgtgtgtgtgtgtgtgtgtgtgtgtgtgtgtgtgtgtgtgtgtgtgtgtgtgtgtgtgtgtgtgtgtgtgtgtgtgtgtgtgtgtgtgtgtgtgtgtgtgtgtgtgtgtgtgtgaatgtgtgtgtgtgtgtgtgtgtatatgtgcagGTCCAAGGGGAGCTGAAGTTGAAGTGGAGGAGGGTGTCGTTGAAGCGCTACATGTGGAGGGACTACCGTCTACACAGGGCGTCAATCAGCCATAACGGGACTGATAACTATACCCACTTCCTGCGGAACTCCAGAGCCCAATCCATCCTGCAGACAGAGACCACCTCACTGTGACACGAAAGTAGTTCCAGCTGTGTGACCCCGGACTTGGATCT
This window contains:
- the LOC121549797 gene encoding vasoactive intestinal polypeptide receptor 2-like, whose amino-acid sequence is MVQPICLPKKVSGRNPTCHFLWELQRAELECHYELKKQSMEPAGCGGLWDNISCWAPAAVGEVVTLSCPPALTHLFGRQGNISRNCTEAGWSDVYPSISTVCWSSDNKPNKLLFYSVVKTLYTLGHSLSLIALITSTLILCLFRRLHCTRNYIHVNLFVSFILRAVAVLVKDSVIFSHNENTDCSTQPSLVGCKVSLVMFNYFIMANFFWLLVEGLYLHTLLLVTYAYTHLAVYLTIGWGLPSVFLVVWVFCRIYLEDTGCWERNDIPTPRRVIDWPIMASVIINFVIFISIIRILVQKLRCSDVGGNDQSQYRRLAKSTLLLIPLFGVNYMVFVYLVETESDRMEEYKILFDLVLGSFQGLVVAILYCFLNTEVQGELKLKWRRVSLKRYMWRDYRLHRASISHNGTDNYTHFLRNSRAQSILQTETTSL